In Caretta caretta isolate rCarCar2 chromosome 20, rCarCar1.hap1, whole genome shotgun sequence, a single window of DNA contains:
- the LOC125627719 gene encoding uncharacterized protein LOC125627719 gives MEGLRSPAQCVAGGVPPEGAMPRARALKGKASASCRRKREFISDEKKDASYWEKRRKNNEAAKRSREKRRVNDLVLESRVLALNEENLRLKTELLQLKLRFGLLSTAAFAEKSQQLRAASRERCGGSSGYSSASSRAQHSEDSSETEQPGRDAAGAKYSPRGSLSDMSDGSSRDSPLPRTPGEAQAVSRARGDDGALRPPDPQAPASRGVILFSANGFTAVEPPRAWGVPEQGDGAEEEEEEEKALGSYAQQIPGGRHGDCEAYCQQGELQGPPEPYGCPRAEGYGAPAGFLGEEAAREARPEPTEMVVELSSPFAGYSSEESGEEPGWGCPPAPYPPAPDVKLAALPHKLRLKCRAHSSGGQDLGPEPGATGCQQEAPADWESERHEEMAALVRQALLLNGHPPAAGALDRLLYCSPLPPSNRLEPGDFAGGWRGSCHNEGARPI, from the coding sequence ATGGAGGGTCTCCGCTCGCCTGCCCAGTGCGTGGCAGGGGGCGTCCCCCCGGAGGGCGCGATGCCCCGGGCTCGGGCGCTGAAGGGCAAAGCCAGCGCCAGCTGCCGGCGCAAGCGGGAGTTCATCTCGGACGAGAAGAAGGACGCCAGCTACTGGGAGAAGCGGCGGAAGAACAACGAGGCGGCCAAGCGCTCGCGGGAGAAGCGGCGCGTCAACGACCTGGTGCTGGAGAGCCGGGTGCTGGCGCTCAACGAGGAGAACCTGCGCCTCAAGACGGAGCTGCTCCAGCTCAAGCTACGCTTCGGGCTCCTCAGCACCGCCGCCTTCGCGGAGAAGAGCCAGCAGCTCCGCGCCGCCAGCCGGGAGCGCTGCGGGGGCAGCAGCGGCTACTCCAGCGCCTCCTCCCGGGCCCAGCACTCGGAGGACTCGTCCGAGACGGAGCAGCCCGGCCGGGACGCCGCCGGAGCCAAATACTCGCCGCGGGGCTCCCTCTCCGACATGTCCGACGGCTCCTCCCGGGACAGCCCGCTGCCGCGGACGCCGGGGGAGGCGCAGGCCGTGAGCCGGGCCCGGGGGGATGACGGGGCGCTGcgcccccccgacccccaggcCCCGGCCTCCCGGGGCGTCATCCTCTTCAGCGCCAACGGCTTCACCGCGGTGGAGCCGCCCCGAGCCTGGGGGGTGCCAGAGCAGGGGGacggggcagaggaggaggaagaagaggagaaggcCCTGGGGAGCTATGCCCAGCAGATACCCGGGGGTCGTCATGGCGACTGTGAGGCCTattgccagcagggggagctgcagggccccccCGAGCCGTATGGCTGCCCACGGGCTGAGGGCTATGGCGCCCCTGCTGGCTTCCTTGGGGAGGAGGCGGCGCGGGAGGCCAGGCCGGAGCCCACGGAGATGGTGGTCGAGCTGAGTTCCCCCTTCGCAGGTTACTCCAGcgaggagagtggggaggagcCCGGCTGGGGGTGCCCGCCCGCCCCCTACCCGCCCGCCCCGGACGTCAAGCTGGCTGCTCTGCCCCATAAGCTGCGCCTCAAGTGCCGGGCCCACAGCagcggtggccaggacctgggcccTGAGCCTGGCGCCACCGgctgccagcaggaggcgccagccGACTGGGAGAGCGAGAGGCACGAGGAGATGGCGGCCCTGGTGCGGCAGGCACTGCTCCTCAACGGGCACCCCCCCGCCGCCGGTGCCCTGGACAGACTCCTCtactgcagccccctgcccccctcaaacaggctggagcccggggacTTTGCCGGCGGGTGGAGGGGCAGTTGCCACAATGAGGGTGCCAGGCCCATATGA